Proteins found in one Neurospora crassa OR74A linkage group II, whole genome shotgun sequence genomic segment:
- a CDS encoding RNA polymerase TFIIH complex subunit Ssl1: protein MADSDGEYASDDELKRHGKRTADGRSKQTKASWEDVKRSWDTVLETADSGLSIAEIREAEKRRRLLRDTTPLQRGIIRHLMLVLDMSFAMADKDLLPNRYRVVLNNAIGFVREYFEQNPISQLGIVGMRDGIAVRISDLSGNPAEHIEKLMQWSEQQDPQGNPSLQNALQMCRGALYQTPSHATREILIIYGALVSIDPGDIHDTINDLVADRIRVSVVGLAGQVAICSELCKRTNNHDGNYSVAVDEVHLKELFFAATTPPVTRTPEQNTASLLMMGFPSRTLAPKDHVSFCACHAKPTREGYTCPRCGIKVCRLPIDCPICKLTLIQSTHLARSYHHLFPLKVFVEVPWSQAYKSTACYSCLTPFPARPRDSVAAAPAVLGGRAGAKGSGKQQDGEQKNPKPELKGVSESGRYACQVCGNHFCIDCDVFAHETIHNCPGCQSDTRDVEKDTAVAVPDGGPTPMVMDS from the exons ATGGCTGACTCGGACGGCGAGTACGCCTCCGACGATGAGCTCAAGAGGCATGGAAAGAGGACAGCGGACGGGCGCAGCAAGCAAACCAAGGCGTCATGGGAAGATGTTAAGCGCTCCTGGGATACCGTCTTGGAAACAGCGGACAGCGGCCTCTCCATCGCAGAGATTCGGGAGGCCGAGAAGCGGCGTCGCCTTCTGCGCGACACGACACCTCTTCAGCGTGGAATTATCCGCCATCTGATGCTTGTGCTCGACATGAGTTTCGCCATGGCCGACAAAGATCTGCTACCAAACCGTTACCGAGTCGTCCTAAATAACGCCATTGGCTTCGTACGCGAGTATTTCGAGCAGAATCCCATCAGTCAGCTAGGCATCGTGGGAATGCGCGATGGAATTGCTGTGCGAATAAGCGACCTGAGCGGGAATCCGGCCGAGCACATCGAAAAGTTGATGCAATGGAGCGAGCAACAAGACCCCCAAGGAAATCCGAGTTTACAGAATGCACTTCAAATGTGCCGAGGTGCTCTATA TCAAACGCCGTCACATGCCACGCGCGAAATACTGATAATCTACGGTGCCCTCGTCTCAATCGATCCGGGCGACATACACGACACCATCAACGACCTCGTAGCCGACCGCATCCGCGTCTCGGTCGTTGGCCTCGCCGGCCAAGTCGCCATCTGCAGCGAGCTTTGCAAGCGGACGAACAACCACGACGGCAACTACAGCGTCGCCGTAGACGAGGTGCACCTCAAGGAGCTCTTCTTCGCCGCCACCACTCCGCCCGTCACCCGCACGCCCGAGCAAAACACCGCCAGCCTGCTCATGATGGGCTTTCCCAGCCGCACGCTTGCTCCGAAAGACCATGTCAGCTTCTGCGCCTGCCACGCGAAGCCCACGCGCGAGGGGTACACCTGTCCGCGCTGCGGAATCAAAGTGTGCCGGCTGCCGATCGACTGTCCGATCTGCAAGCTGACGCTCATCCAGAGCACGCACTTGGCGAGGTCGTACCATCATCTGTTCCCGCTCAAGGTGTTTGTGGAGGTTCCGTGGTCTCAGGCGTATAAGTCGACGGCGTGCTACTCGTGCCTGACACCCTTTCCTGCTAGGCCAAGGGATTCAGTGGCGGCAGCGCCAGCTGTGTTAGGAGGGAGAGCCGGAGCTAAAGGTAGCGGGAAACAACAGGACGGCGAGCAGAAAAATCCAAAACCGGAACTCAAGGGTGTCAGCGAAAGCGGGCGGTATGCTTGCCAGGTATGCGGAAATCATTTTTGCATAGACTGTGATGTCTTTGCCCACGAGACTATTCATAATTGTCCTGGGTGTCAGAGCGATACGAGGGATGTGGAGAAGGATACGGCAGTAGCAGTACCAGACGGTGGCCCTACACCCATGGTGATGGATTCCTAG
- a CDS encoding DUF250 domain membrane protein has product MGVEEKSRASGDSPRDAVLPTVNPEAQKAQPPKSAIHPAFYVSIWIAMSSSVILFNKWILSAKGFDFPVVLTTYHLAFSTIMTQILARYTTLLDGRKTVKMTGKVYLRAIVPIGFFFSLSLICGNLTYLYLSVSFIQMLKATTPVAVLLSGWALGVSQINMRVFLNVSVIVVGVVIASYGELEFVWLGVILQIAGVAFEALRLTMVQRLLSSAEFKMDPLVSLYYFAPICALMNGVVALFWEVPRLTMADVDRVGLFYFFLNGLCAFGLNVSVVFLIGKTSSLVLTLCGVLKDVLLVVASMVIYGSQVTLTQFFGYSIALGGMVYYKLGAETIKSYAGEAGRQWADFGNRRPVLRRISIILLSVFVVFSLLGGFAPNYAAGIDPTEYLNEAKSKIGMSA; this is encoded by the exons ATGGGCGTCGAAGAGAAGAGCCGGGCGTCGGGCGACTCCCCCAGAGATGCTGTCCTTCCCACCGTTAATCCAGAGGCCCAAAAGGCCCAGCCTCCCAAGAGTGCCATCCACCCTGCGTTCTATGTGAG CATCTGGATCGCAATGAGCTCGTCCGTTATTTTGTTCAACAAATGGATTCTATCCGCCAAAGGATTCG ACTTCCCGGTCGTTTTGACCACTTACCACTTGGCCTTCTCTACCATCATGACCCAGATCCTTGCTCGATACACCACACTGCTCGATGGCAGGAAGACAGTTAAGATGACGGGCAAGGTTTATCTGCGCGCCATTGTCCCGATCggtttcttcttcagcttgaGCTTGATCTGCGGCAAcctcacctacctctacctcagTGTTTCCTTTATCCAGATGCTCAAG GCCACGACTCCTGTCGCTGTTCTCCTTTCCGGCTGGGCCCTTGGTGTGTCGCAGATCAACATGAGGGTTTTCCTCAACGTTTCTGTCATCGTTGTCGGTGTCGTTATCGCTTCGTACGGCGAGCTCGAGTTCGTCTGGTTGGGCGTCATCCTCCAGATCGCCGGTGTCGCCTTCGAGGCTCTTCGTCTTACCATGGTTCAGCGTCTCCTGAGCTCCGCCGAGTTCAAGATGGATCCTTTGGTTTCGCTCTACTACTTCGCTCCCATCTGCGCCCTCATGAACGGCGTCGTTGCTCTTTTCTGGGAAGTACCCAGACTTACCATGGCTGACGTTGACCGTGTTGGcctcttctacttctttttGAACGGCCTCTGCGCTTTCGGCCTCAACGTCTCCGTTGTGTTCTTG ATTGGCAAGACTTCGTCGCTCGTTCTTACCCTCTGTGGTGTCCTCAAGGACGTCTTGCTCGTCGTTGCTTCTATGGTCATCTACGGCAGCCAAGTTACTCTGACCCAGTTCTTCGGTTACAGCATTGCTCTCGGCGGTATGGTTTACTACAAGCTTGGCGCTGAGACCATCAAGAGCTACGCCGGCGAGGCTGGCCGCCAATGGGCTGACTTTGGCAACCGCCGCCCCGTGCTCCGTCGCAtttccatcatcctcctctccgtcttcgtTGTCTTCTCTCTGCTCGGCGGTTTCGCTCCCAACTATGCTGCTGGAATTGACCCTACTGAGTACCTCAACGAGGCCAAGTCTAAGATCGGGATGTCCGCCTAA
- a CDS encoding 4-hydroxyphenylpyruvate dioxygenase — protein MSPSAISSEYSNCNGTPDYALQSSEVSNFNGYDHVTWWVGNAKQAASYYNTVFGFKTLAYRGLETGSRYFASYVVGNADVRFVFTSPIRSQKCLPEEEPISDADRKLLQECHEHLEKHGDAVKDVAFEVDNVDGVFHKAVAAGADVVQEPTTLTDKMHGSVRTAVIRTYGDTTHTLISRADYNGPFLPGFRTAAPSSATVQLPSVPLARIDHCVGNQDWNEMVSACAFYEQCLSFHRFWSVDDSQICTEFSALNSIVMASENNLVKMPINEPAPGKKKSQIEEYVVFNSGAGVQHIALLTPDIISTVSAMRARGVEFINVPSTYYDTIRQRLKTEKRGWELKEDLDTIQKLNILIDYDEGGYLLQLFTKPLMDRPTVFIEIIQRNNFEGFGAGNFKSLFEAIEREQAERGNL, from the coding sequence ATGTCCCCATCAGCCATATCCTCTGAGTACAGCAACTGCAACGGAACTCCAGATTACGCTCTTCAGTCCTCCGAGGTTTCCAACTTCAATGGCTATGACCACGTAACATGGTGGGTGGGCAACGCCAAGCAGGCTGCCTCCTACTACAACACTGTCTTCGGCTTTAAGACTCTCGCATATCGCGGCCTTGAGACCGGCAGCCGGTACTTTGCTTCATACGTCGTTGGCAACGCCGACGTCCGCTTTGTCTTCACCTCCCCCATTCGCTCCCAGAAGTGTCTTCCCGAGGAGGAGCCCATCTCGGATGCGGACCGCAAGCTCCTGCAGGAGTGCCATGAACACCTGGAGAAGCACGGCGACGCCGTCAAGGACGTAGCCTTCGAAGTTGACAATGTGGACGGCGTCTTCCACAAGGCCGTTGCCGCTGGCGCCGACGTTGTCCAGGAGCCCACCACGCTCACCGACAAGATGCACGGCAGCGTCCGCACCGCCGTCATCCGTACCTACGGCGACACTACGCACACCCTGATCTCCCGGGCGGACTATAACGGTCCCTTCCTGCCCGGTTTCCGTACCGCtgccccctcctccgccacggTCCAGCTCCCCAGCGTTCCCCTGGCCCGCATCGACCACTGCGTCGGCAACCAAGACTGGAACGAGATGGTCTCCGCCTGCGCCTTCTACGAGCAGTGTCTCTCCTTCCACCGCTTCTGGTCGGTAGACGACTCGCAGATCTGCACCGAGTTCTCGGCTCTGAACTCAATCGTCATGGCGTCCGAGAACAACCTGGTCAAGATGCCCATCAACGAGCCCGCGCccggcaagaagaagtccCAGATTGAGGAGTACGTCGTCTTCAACTCGGGCGCCGGAGTGCAGCACATTGCCCTGCTGACGCCCGACATCATCTCCACCGTCAGCGCCATGCGCGCCCGCGGCGTCGAGTTCATTAACGTGCCCTCCACCTACTATGACACCATCCGCCAGCGCCTCAAGACGGAGAAGCGTGGATGGGAGCTCAAGGAGGACCTGGACACCATCCAGAAGCTCAACATCTTGATCGATTACGACGAAGGTGGTTACCTGCTGCAGCTGTTTACCAAGCCGTTGATGGACCGCCCGACTGTTTTCATAGAAATTATCCAGAGAAACAACTTTGAGGGCTTCGGCGCAGGTAACTTCAAGAGTCTATTTGAGGCGATTGAGAGAGAGCAGGCTGAGCGCGGCAACTTGTAA
- a CDS encoding UDP-galactopyranose mutase: protein MADINVDVLVIGAGPTGLGAAKRLNHINGPSWLIVDANEKAGGLASTDVTPEGFLYDVGGHVIFSHYKYFDDCLDEALPKADDWYTHQRISYVRYKGLWVPYPFQNNISMLPDEDKVKCVEGMIDAALEHRVANTKPKDFDEWILRNCGEGVANIFMRPYNYKVWAVPTTKMQCEWLGERVAAPNVKLVTKNVILNKTAGNWGPNATFRFPARDGTGGIWIAVSNTLPEKNKRYGKHGEVTKVDAEKKTVTLGDGTTVKYGKLINTMAVDHLVEKMGNQELVSLSKGLYYSSTHVIGVGIRGERPERIGDKCWLYFPEDNCPFYRATIFSNYSPYNQPEAGAKLPTLYKADGSKASSDEAKEGPYWSIMLEVSQSTVKPVDEENLLKDCIQGLINTEMIKPEDEIVSTYHRKFDHGYPTPSLEREGVLKELLPKLQDMDIWSRGRFGSWRYEVGNQDHSFMLGVEAVDNIVTGAVELTLNYPDFVNGRQNTERRLAQSFVFGVKEDQSIPARSALPN from the exons ATGGCTGATAT TAATGTTGACGTTCTCGTTATCGGCGCTGGCCCAACTGGTTTGGGTGCTGCCAAGCGCCTCAACCACATT AACGGCCCTTCGTGGTTGATCGTCGACGCCAACGAGAAGGCCGGCGGTCTCGCGTCTACAGATGTTACCCCTGAGGGCTTCCTCTATGATGTTGGTGGCCACGTCATCTTCTCTCACTACAAGTACTTTGACGACTGCCTTGACGAGGCTCTTCCCAAGGCGGATGACTGGTACACACATCAGCGCATTTCCTATGTGCGCTACAAGGGCCTCTGGGTCCCCTACCCTTTCCAGAACAACATCTCCATGTTGCCCGACGAGGACAAGGTCAAGTGCGTCGAAGGCATGATCGATGCCGCTCTTGAGCACCGTGTCGCCAACACCAAGCCCAAGGACTTCGATGAGTGGATCCTGCGCAACTGCGGCGAGGGTGTTGCCAACATCTTCATGAGGCCCTACAACTACAAAGTCTGGGCCGTGCCCACCACCAAG ATGCAATGCGAGTGGCTCGGCGAGCGTGTCGCCGCCCCCAACGTCAAGCTTGTCACCAAGAATGTCATCCTCAACAAGACTGCCGGCAACTGGGGCCCCAACGCTACCTTCCGCTTCCCTGCCCGCGACGGAACCGGTGGTATCTGGATCGCCGTCTCCAACACTCTTCCCGAGAAGAACAAGCGCTACGGCAAGCACGGAGAGGTCACCAAGGTCgatgccgagaagaagacTGTCACGCTCGGTGACGGCACCACCGTCAAGTATGGCAAGCTTATCAACACCATGGCTGTGGACCACCTTGTGGAGAAGATGGGCAACCAGGAGCTTGTATCGCTCTCCAAGGGTCTTTACTACTCCTCCACCCATGTCATCGGTGTCGGTATCCGTGGCGAGCGTCCTGAGCGCATCGGCGACAAGTGCTGGCTCTACTTCCCCGAGGACAACTGCCCCTTCTACCGCGccaccatcttctccaactaCTCCCCTTACAACCAGCCCGAGGCCGGTGCCAAGCTGCCCACCCTCTACAAGGCTGACGGCTCCAAGGCCAGCTCTGATGAGGCTAAGGAGGGTCCTTACTGGTCCATCATGCTCGAGGTTTCGCAGTCTACCGTGAAGCCCGTCGATGAGGAGAACCTGCTCAAGGACTGCATCCAGGGTCTCATCAACACCGAGATGATCAAGCCCGAGGATGAGATCGTCTCCACCTACCACCGCAAGTTCGACCACGGCTACCCCACCCCCTCGCTCGAAAGAGAGGGTGTCCTCAAGGAGCTTCTCCCCAAGCTTCAGGATATGGACATTTGGTCCCGTGGTCGCTTCGGCAGCTGGAGGTACGAGGTTGGTAACCAGGACCACTCGTTTATGTTGGGTGTCGAGGCTGTGGACAACATTGTCACCGGTGCTGTCGAGTTGACCCTCAACTACCCCGACTTTGTCAACGGACGTCAGAACACTGAGCGCAGGCTCGCCCAGTCATTCGTCTTTGGCGTCAAGGAGGATCAGTCCATCCCCGCGAGGTCGGCGCTTCCTAActaa
- a CDS encoding 60S ribosomal protein L27, translating into MKFLKTSRVCLVTRGRYAGKKVVIIQPVDNGSKTHPYGHAIVAGIERYPSKITRRMSKTRQEKRSKVKPFIKVINYNHLMPTRYTLELEGLKGSVSAETFKEVSQREDAKKTVKKVLEERYTSGKNRWFFTPLRF; encoded by the exons ATGAAGTTCTTGAAGACGTCGCGAGTCTGCCTCGTTACCCGGGGTCGTTATGCCGGCAAGAAG gtcgtcatcatccagcCCGTTGACAACGGCTCCAAGACCCACCCCTACGGTCACGCCATTGTTGCCGGTATCGAGAGATACCCCAGCAAGATCACTCGCCGCATGAGCAAGACCCGCCAGGAGAAGCGCTCCAAGGTCAAGCCCTTCATCAAGGTCATCAACTACAACCACTTGATGCCCACCCGCTACACCCTCGAGCTTGAGGGTCTCAAGGGCTCCGTCTCCGCCGAGACTTTCAAGGAGGTTTCCCAGCGCGAGGATGCCAAGAAGACCGTCAAGAAGGTTCTCGAGGAGCGTTACACCTCCGGCAAGAACAGGTGGTTCTTCACCCCTCTCC GTTTCTAA